The following are from one region of the Scyliorhinus canicula chromosome 26, sScyCan1.1, whole genome shotgun sequence genome:
- the LOC119957531 gene encoding synaptobrevin-like isoform X2 — protein sequence MGTSNSDIIRKIQKDADDVMEVMIINVDKVKERGEKLEVLGDRAEQLQEAGKVFQKTAKEVEKKERFANLKWKLILGVTVGLVILVTIIIVIICVLPSTKSVDSVSSIKSADSVPSSTTVRTVD from the exons atg GGTACGAGTAATTCCGATATCATCAGAAAAATCCAGAAAGATGCAGACGACGTCATGGAGGTCATGATCATCAATGTGGATAAAGTCAAGGAGCGAGGGGAGAAACTGGAGGTTCTCGGCGACAGAGCAGAGCAGCTACAGGAAGCC GGAAAAGTCTTTCAGAAGACGGCCAAGGAGGTGGAAAAGAAAGAACGGTTCGCCAATTTGAAATGGAAACTTATTTTGGGAGTGACAGTCGGCCTTGTGATCCTCGTCACCATCATTATCGTGATCATTTGCGTCCTTCCATCCACCAAATCAGTGGATTCAGTCTCATCTATCAAATCAGCGGATTCAGTTCCGTCTTCGACGACAGTGAGGACAGTCGATTGA
- the LOC119957531 gene encoding synaptobrevin-like isoform X1 yields the protein MGTSNSDIIRKIQKDADDVMEVMIINVDKVKERGEKLEVLGDRAEQLQEAGKVFQKTAKEVEKKERFANLKWKLILGVTVGLVILVTIIIVIICVLPSTKSVDSVSSIKSADSVPSSTTVRTVD from the exons ATG GGTACGAGTAATTCCGATATCATCAGAAAAATCCAGAAAGATGCAGACGACGTCATGGAGGTCATGATCATCAATGTGGATAAAGTCAAGGAGCGAGGGGAGAAACTGGAGGTTCTCGGCGACAGAGCAGAGCAGCTACAGGAAGCC GGAAAAGTCTTTCAGAAGACGGCCAAGGAGGTGGAAAAGAAAGAACGGTTCGCCAATTTGAAATGGAAACTTATTTTGGGAGTGACAGTCGGCCTTGTGATCCTCGTCACCATCATTATCGTGATCATTTGCGTCCTTCCATCCACCAAATCAGTGGATTCAGTCTCATCTATCAAATCAGCGGATTCAGTTCCGTCTTCGACGACAGTGAGGACAGTCGATTGA
- the LOC119957531 gene encoding synaptobrevin-like isoform X3, translated as MEVMIINVDKVKERGEKLEVLGDRAEQLQEAGKVFQKTAKEVEKKERFANLKWKLILGVTVGLVILVTIIIVIICVLPSTKSVDSVSSIKSADSVPSSTTVRTVD; from the exons ATGGAGGTCATGATCATCAATGTGGATAAAGTCAAGGAGCGAGGGGAGAAACTGGAGGTTCTCGGCGACAGAGCAGAGCAGCTACAGGAAGCC GGAAAAGTCTTTCAGAAGACGGCCAAGGAGGTGGAAAAGAAAGAACGGTTCGCCAATTTGAAATGGAAACTTATTTTGGGAGTGACAGTCGGCCTTGTGATCCTCGTCACCATCATTATCGTGATCATTTGCGTCCTTCCATCCACCAAATCAGTGGATTCAGTCTCATCTATCAAATCAGCGGATTCAGTTCCGTCTTCGACGACAGTGAGGACAGTCGATTGA